Below is a window of Fibrobacter succinogenes DNA.
ATCGTATTCATGCCGCCTGACGAAATGTAATCGATAGCATGCCATGTCGGATTGTAAGTATAGCGTCCGAGGAAATTCACGGCACCGCTCAGGTACACAAACAATTCCTTGATAAAGAATTCAACTTCGGTATTGGGTTCAACCGTCGTACTGCTCATTTCGTTAAGAGTAATCCAGCGGGGGTCCTTGTCCGGTTCACGCACACACACGGCCTTGTAGCCATAGTTATGCATTCTATTTGCACCCGCAAGGTCGAAGTAATCCTGGAGCGTCCTGTCAGAACGGTAAGCGACGCTTGTCCTGTATCCGGGGAAAACCAGCGTAACATTATCACCCATCGGGATAAAAGGGACAAAGATCTTGTCGCCCTGCTCGAGCATAATGTCATCATCAAAATTACCGTTTGTCGTCATGTTATTGTAGTTCACGTGCATCGTATCCCTGCCGCGAATAATCTGGATATCTTCCTTGTTCGCATTCGGCAAGAGTCCGCCAATAGTGCGGATAAAGAAGGTAAGCCTGTTCTGGGGATCGACGACATGCTGTCCAACAGCGGCTACAGCACCCATAACATTCACACGGAACCTTTTAAGGGCCGCAAGCTGCACGAAACAGAACTCGCGCTTGTAGCGCTTAGAAACCAGGTCCAAAATGAGTCTCTGGGCTTCGGCAATGGTCTTTCCACCCACGACAACAGAACCACATTCTTCAACAGTCACCCTTCCGTCCGGGTAAATCTGGACAGAGAGATACTTGTCCTCGAGCATCAAGTCCAAAAAGTCACCCGGACCGAGCACGTAATTGGAATCGACCGCCATTTCTGCAAACGCCGGCGTAAGCGATGCAGCACCGCGCATAGAAGGACCGTCATCGAACATGACATTTTTGCCATTGCCCGAACTGCCAAACATGGATTCCGAAGCAAAGACACACGCGCACATCAAGAGGATGCAGACAATAAAAGATCGCATATTACAAACTCATCCACTGTTGAGTAAAAGGACAACAAGTTTCCTAATTATACAAAAATTAAAATGAAGAGTTAGAACTAAGTTATTAGTTATTGGTCAATAGTCATTGGTTATTTGTCAATGGCCATTGGTCAAAAGTTTTTTAGAAAACAAAAAAGGCGCGGCATATAAGCCGTGCCTTTTTTCAAAGCGACTTTGATCTTAGTTAGCGGACTTGCCTTCGCCTTCGACCATGTCAACAGCAGCGTCAGCCTTAGCAGCCGGAGCAGCCTTCTTAGCCTTGGCAACGATTTCGTCTTCGACGAGACCGATCAAAGCCATTTCAGCAGCGTCACCAGCGCGGTTCGGGCCGAGCTTCAGCACGCGAGTGTAACCACCGTTGCGGTTAGCATAGCGCGGACCGATCGTGTTGAACAAATCCTGGAGAACCTTCGGGTCCATAATGAAGCGAGCTGCTTCACGACGTGCGGAAAGGTCACCCTTCTTTGCGTAGGTAATCATGCGTTCTACACAGCTGCGCACAAGCTTAGCCTTGTGGAGAGTGGTACGCACATAGCGCTTGTTCTGATCCGATTCCATGCCCTT
It encodes the following:
- the rplQ gene encoding 50S ribosomal protein L17, which produces MRHGVKNKKLGVNAQHKRAILRALTTSIIGKGMESDQNKRYVRTTLHKAKLVRSCVERMITYAKKGDLSARREAARFIMDPKVLQDLFNTIGPRYANRNGGYTRVLKLGPNRAGDAAEMALIGLVEDEIVAKAKKAAPAAKADAAVDMVEGEGKSAN
- a CDS encoding polysaccharide biosynthesis/export family protein, producing the protein MRSFIVCILLMCACVFASESMFGSSGNGKNVMFDDGPSMRGAASLTPAFAEMAVDSNYVLGPGDFLDLMLEDKYLSVQIYPDGRVTVEECGSVVVGGKTIAEAQRLILDLVSKRYKREFCFVQLAALKRFRVNVMGAVAAVGQHVVDPQNRLTFFIRTIGGLLPNANKEDIQIIRGRDTMHVNYNNMTTNGNFDDDIMLEQGDKIFVPFIPMGDNVTLVFPGYRTSVAYRSDRTLQDYFDLAGANRMHNYGYKAVCVREPDKDPRWITLNEMSSTTVEPNTEVEFFIKELFVYLSGAVNFLGRYTYNPTWHAIDYISSGGMNTITGNWGQVKVWRGEKPKAISINVATDQILPGDVIEIPKSHYESFKDFTMFLTSLVTTISTVFIIYATYK